A genome region from Pseudorca crassidens isolate mPseCra1 chromosome 20, mPseCra1.hap1, whole genome shotgun sequence includes the following:
- the LOC137214861 gene encoding kallikrein-1-like: protein MCFPVLCLALSLAGTGAVPLIQSRIIGGHECRKHSQPWQVALYRFSSFQCGGVLVAPQWVLTAAHCRSDNYQLWLGRHNLFEDEDTAQFAHVSKDFPHPDFNLSLLKNDTLPTGEDYSHDLMLLRLEGPVQITEDVQVLELPTKEPQLESTCYASGWGSIEPAKFIYPDDLQCVDLTVLPNEVCASAHSEKVTEFMLCAGHLEGGKDTCVGDSGGPLICEGMFQGITSWGHIPCGAPNKPSIYTKVILYVDWIKKTMADNP, encoded by the exons ATGTGCTTCCCGGTTCTGTGCCTTGCCCTGTCCCTGGCAGGGACTG GTGCTGTGCCCCTTATCCAGTCCCGGATCATAGGAGGCCATGAGTGTAGGAAGCATTCCCAGCCCTGGCAGGTGGCTCTGTACCGCTTCAGCAGCTTCCAGTGTGGAGGTGTCCTGGTGGCCCCCCAGTGGGTGCTCACAGCTGCTCACTGCAGGAGCGA CAATTACCAGCTCTGGCTGGGTCGCCACAACCTGTTTGAGGACGAAGACACAGCCCAGTTTGCCCATGTCAGTAAGGACTTTCCACACCCCGATTTCAACCTGAGCCTCCTGAAGAACGACACCCTCCCCACAGGGGAGGACTACAGCCATGACCTCATGCTGCTCCGCCTGGAGGGGCCCGTCCAGATCACAGAGGATGTGCAGGTCCTGGAGCTGCCCACCAAGGAACCCCAACTGGAGAGCACCTGCTATGCCTCTGGCTGGGGCAGCATCGAACCAGCTAAGT TCATTTACCCAGATGATCTCCAGTGTGTGGACCTTACTGTCCTGCCCAATGAGGTGTGTGCCAGTGCCCACTCCGAGAAGGTGACAGAGTTCATGCTGTGTGCTGGACACCTGGAGGGTGGCAAGGACACCTGCGTG GGTGACTCAGGGGGCCCGCTGATCTGCGAGGGTATGTTTCAGGGAATCACGTCATGGGGCCACATCCCGTGCGGTGCCCCCAATAAGCCCTCCATCTACACCAAAGTGATTTTGTATGTGGATTGGATCAAGAAGACCATGGCTGACAACCCCTGA
- the LOC137214882 gene encoding uncharacterized protein isoform X1, with the protein MPSPTQGQPSGPALKPCHTYVQPLASYTDRASGIRLLPDTPPPGFWPQIWPTPWTPASHLPGLLSMELPDADQASSWEEDRKFVLRGWCLVFNILATLMLLSVLDGRMAYLQGSYTGYLGLWTSCGKHKCASLGQVTVLIHMSTGFMILALILCLVLLPAMGFSFRPVFRRLNKADLIFSSLSFCVGKCFPGARGALPTSASLPSPLSGSVCLRVSVLLGVCL; encoded by the exons ATGCCGAGCCCCACCCAGGGCCAGCCTTCAGGTCCAGCTCTCAAGCCCTGCCACACCTACGTCCAACCTCTAGCCTCATATACTGACCGTGCTTCTGGCATCCGACTTTTGCCTGATACCCCTCCCCCAGGATTCTGGCCCCAAATCTGGCCCACCCCGTGGACTCCTGCCTCTCACCTGCCAGGACTGCTCTCAATGGAGCTGCCTGATG CGGATCAAGCCTCTTCCTGGGAGGAGGACCGCAAGTTTGTCCTGCGGGGCTGGTGTCTTGTCTTCAACATCCTGGCGACCCTGATGCTGCTCAGCGTGTTGGATGGGCGGATGGCCTACCTGCAGGGCTCCTACACTGGCTACCTGGGCCTCTGGACCAGCTGCGGGAAGCACAAGTGCGCCAGCCTGGGCCAAGTCACCG TTCTCATCCACATGAGCACGGGCTTCATGATCCTGGCCCTGATCCTGTGTCTGGTCCTCCTCCCGGCCATGGGCTTCTCCTTCCGGCCAGTGTTCCGCCGCCTTAACAAGGCGGACCTGATCTTCAGTTCCCTCAGCTTTTGCGTCGGTAAGTGTTTCCCTGGGGCAAGGGGTGCCCTCCCTACCTCAgcatctctcccctctcctctttctgGCTCTGTGTGTCTCAGAGTTTCTGTCCTGCTGGGTGTCTGTCTTTGA
- the LOC137214882 gene encoding uncharacterized protein isoform X2 — MPSPTQGQPSGPALKPCHTYVQPLASYTDRASGIRLLPDTPPPGFWPQIWPTPWTPASHLPGLLSMELPDADQASSWEEDRKFVLRGWCLVFNILATLMLLSVLDGRMAYLQGSYTGYLGLWTSCGKHKCASLGQVTVLIHMSTGFMILALILCLVLLPAMGFSFRPVFRRLNKADLIFSSLSFCVVQGSWLSSA, encoded by the exons ATGCCGAGCCCCACCCAGGGCCAGCCTTCAGGTCCAGCTCTCAAGCCCTGCCACACCTACGTCCAACCTCTAGCCTCATATACTGACCGTGCTTCTGGCATCCGACTTTTGCCTGATACCCCTCCCCCAGGATTCTGGCCCCAAATCTGGCCCACCCCGTGGACTCCTGCCTCTCACCTGCCAGGACTGCTCTCAATGGAGCTGCCTGATG CGGATCAAGCCTCTTCCTGGGAGGAGGACCGCAAGTTTGTCCTGCGGGGCTGGTGTCTTGTCTTCAACATCCTGGCGACCCTGATGCTGCTCAGCGTGTTGGATGGGCGGATGGCCTACCTGCAGGGCTCCTACACTGGCTACCTGGGCCTCTGGACCAGCTGCGGGAAGCACAAGTGCGCCAGCCTGGGCCAAGTCACCG TTCTCATCCACATGAGCACGGGCTTCATGATCCTGGCCCTGATCCTGTGTCTGGTCCTCCTCCCGGCCATGGGCTTCTCCTTCCGGCCAGTGTTCCGCCGCCTTAACAAGGCGGACCTGATCTTCAGTTCCCTCAGCTTTTGCGTCG TGCAGGGCTCCTGGTTGTCCTCAGCCTGA